A region of Methanocorpusculum labreanum Z DNA encodes the following proteins:
- a CDS encoding AIR synthase-related protein, giving the protein MDVEGFVRRSMHKDIPEGEIEKLLQERILDIKNIDDGFARDFARAVIEEVKVTSGLKGDLFEYEHAGVSMGEFGVGSRGSGDFYAHRKIAHVIGQTSAQVGVDQMDDGGVVEANGQYIITTVDGMHSRLSDFPFLAGFHATRATLRDVYVMGARPVGLISDVHIADDGDVAKLFDYTAGITTVSDALGVPLVAGSTLRIGGDMVLGDRMTGCVGVVGVANHVTARRSSVPGDVLLMTRGAGGGTIATAALYSGNADVVEETINLHFLKACDALIRSDVFPHIHAMTDITNGGLRGDVFEIAETAKATVVVEDAPLRGLIAPKVLALLDKLGIDYLGVSLDALLVIVPPEYADEVIRVVGTADVPMERIGFVREGPGVSRLIKDGVEGEFLPKFREAPYTPVKKVVDRPGRDFEEMKKGIDRAADAARAKKERVLKRLL; this is encoded by the coding sequence ATGGACGTGGAAGGCTTCGTTCGGCGGAGCATGCATAAGGATATCCCTGAAGGGGAGATCGAGAAACTTCTTCAGGAACGCATTCTGGATATAAAGAATATTGATGACGGGTTTGCACGGGATTTCGCACGGGCCGTCATCGAAGAGGTGAAGGTGACGAGCGGGCTGAAAGGCGATCTGTTCGAATACGAACACGCCGGCGTTTCGATGGGCGAGTTCGGTGTGGGCTCCCGCGGCTCGGGAGACTTTTACGCCCACCGAAAGATCGCCCACGTGATCGGGCAGACCTCCGCACAGGTCGGCGTCGATCAGATGGATGACGGCGGGGTCGTCGAGGCGAATGGCCAGTATATTATTACGACGGTGGACGGGATGCACTCGCGCCTGTCGGATTTCCCGTTCCTTGCGGGATTCCATGCGACCCGGGCGACGCTTCGCGATGTGTATGTGATGGGTGCCCGCCCGGTGGGGCTGATCTCGGACGTGCACATCGCTGACGACGGTGACGTGGCGAAATTGTTCGACTATACGGCAGGTATCACGACGGTTTCGGACGCTTTGGGCGTGCCGCTTGTTGCAGGCTCGACGCTTCGGATCGGCGGGGACATGGTTCTCGGCGACCGGATGACGGGATGCGTGGGCGTTGTGGGCGTGGCAAATCACGTGACGGCCCGCAGGTCTTCGGTTCCGGGGGATGTTCTTTTGATGACGCGGGGAGCAGGCGGCGGAACGATCGCGACGGCGGCGTTGTATTCCGGGAACGCGGACGTGGTCGAGGAGACGATCAATCTGCATTTCCTGAAAGCCTGCGATGCGTTGATCCGGTCGGATGTGTTCCCGCATATCCACGCGATGACGGATATTACGAACGGGGGTCTCCGGGGCGATGTGTTCGAGATCGCGGAAACGGCGAAAGCGACGGTCGTTGTCGAGGATGCGCCGCTTCGGGGTCTTATCGCGCCGAAGGTGCTTGCTTTGCTGGATAAGCTGGGCATCGATTATCTGGGCGTGAGTCTGGATGCCCTTCTCGTGATCGTGCCGCCGGAGTATGCGGATGAGGTCATCCGGGTCGTCGGAACGGCGGACGTTCCGATGGAGCGGATCGGGTTCGTGCGTGAGGGTCCGGGTGTTTCCCGCCTGATCAAGGACGGTGTGGAGGGAGAGTTCCTGCCGAAGTTCCGTGAGGCTCCGTATACGCCGGTGAAGAAGGTGGTGGACCGGCCGGGCAGGGACTTCGAGGAGATGAAGAAGGGTATCGACCGGGCGGCGGACGCGGCACGGGCGAAGAAGGAACGGGTGCTGAAGAGACTATTATAA
- the cas7c gene encoding type I-C CRISPR-associated protein Cas7/Csd2: MTALNNKIDFAVVISAKNANPNGDPLNGNCPRTNFAGIGEMSDVCIKRKLRNRLQDMGQPVFVQSLDRRTDSFLSLKDRADGCEAFKTALADNKKDDAEKIACKEWIDVRSFGQVFAYKGKKQNKKNKNEQKNDSESEDGEEGCVSIGIRGPVSVHPAFSVDAVEITSQQIVKSVNGETDKKNPYKRGSDTMGLKHRVDFGLYVFYGSINCQLAEKTGFSDEDAESIKEALMTLFENDASSARPEGSMEVVQVAWWKHNSKSGQYSSAKVHRTLHVEKRKETPMSVDDYAIKIDDLEGLKPEIFEGR; encoded by the coding sequence ATGACAGCACTTAACAACAAAATTGATTTTGCAGTAGTTATTTCGGCAAAGAATGCGAATCCGAACGGAGATCCTTTGAATGGCAACTGTCCGCGTACAAACTTCGCCGGGATCGGCGAAATGTCCGACGTCTGCATTAAGCGGAAGCTGAGAAACCGGTTACAGGATATGGGGCAACCCGTTTTTGTTCAGTCTCTGGACCGCAGAACAGATTCTTTCCTGAGTTTAAAGGACCGTGCGGATGGTTGTGAGGCCTTCAAAACGGCATTAGCTGATAACAAAAAGGATGACGCTGAAAAAATTGCCTGCAAAGAATGGATAGATGTCCGAAGTTTTGGTCAGGTATTTGCCTACAAGGGAAAGAAACAGAATAAAAAAAATAAGAATGAGCAGAAGAATGATTCCGAATCCGAAGATGGGGAGGAGGGATGCGTCTCAATCGGGATCCGCGGCCCAGTTTCAGTTCACCCGGCATTCAGCGTAGATGCAGTGGAAATTACCTCTCAGCAGATCGTCAAAAGTGTGAATGGTGAAACTGACAAAAAGAATCCATATAAGCGTGGTTCTGATACGATGGGTCTGAAACACCGTGTCGATTTTGGTTTATATGTGTTTTACGGCAGTATCAATTGTCAGCTTGCCGAAAAAACAGGGTTCTCTGATGAGGATGCCGAGTCTATCAAAGAGGCTTTAATGACATTGTTTGAGAATGATGCCTCATCCGCCCGCCCGGAAGGAAGTATGGAAGTCGTTCAAGTAGCATGGTGGAAACATAACTCAAAGAGTGGACAGTATTCTTCAGCAAAGGTCCACAGAACATTACACGTAGAAAAGAGGAAAGAAACCCCGATGTCCGTTGATGATTATGCTATTAAAATTGATGATCTTGAGGGACTGAAACCTGAAATTTTCGAGGGAAGATAA
- the cas8c gene encoding type I-C CRISPR-associated protein Cas8c/Csd1 gives MTWITKLYETYENCGNTVGIDNADGNAPLLPIGHTAQKTQIEITIDEDGTFQSVSIDPPKETKTIIIPCTMESEARSSGNTPHPLFDNLKYLAPDFQDTKKNDGNFFEKYLIQLEDWCESEYSHPKAQAILRYVKKGTIISDLRNAHLLNEKMESSPQNFYVRFNIYEGDVQEGWKDVSLRNRYIAYYLNSVIGKGPQSLCYASGKSLPVSRLSPRSVRRPGDGAYLISGTDESNFTFRGRFATRDEALCLSYDVSQKAHKALKWLIDKQGYKNGDQVFVVWGTKDQPIPAIWDPDDVYANIPADEQLPDTAEGFARRMITALSGYSQSLTPDSSVVVIGLDSTNGAKGRLSITYYQELAGSEFLKRICHWYQTTKWYPIYYVKKNNGEKEGKSIAITGVPTPNDIFFAAYGRETESTKKIKKATVSRIMPCIIEGKPIPYDLVHSSANRAARLILAGKSDKQWETNKTLNIACALIRKYYNDQKNERNDFEHYNEVWKMDLDIMQTDRNYLFGRLLAYARTIEEFSIKSSGNGYRQTNAERMIPRFRQHPAETWEKLYEKLLPYMAKFRTTSPNSLGNRLEADMNAILDLFKIQPDGFSDEALTPIYLLGYQSQLTQFDKERKEAIAKKTARLEAEQITDDDSTNGGN, from the coding sequence ATGACCTGGATAACCAAACTCTACGAGACATATGAGAACTGTGGAAATACCGTCGGTATCGACAATGCAGATGGCAACGCGCCGCTTTTGCCAATTGGACATACCGCGCAAAAAACTCAGATCGAGATAACGATCGATGAGGATGGTACTTTTCAGTCTGTATCGATAGACCCGCCGAAAGAGACAAAGACTATCATTATTCCCTGTACTATGGAGTCGGAAGCACGCAGTAGTGGGAATACCCCTCATCCGTTATTTGATAATCTTAAGTATCTTGCTCCAGATTTCCAAGATACAAAGAAGAATGATGGAAATTTTTTTGAGAAATATCTGATTCAGCTTGAAGACTGGTGTGAATCGGAATATTCCCACCCCAAAGCTCAGGCAATTTTAAGGTATGTGAAAAAAGGGACGATCATTTCTGACCTCAGGAATGCACACTTACTCAACGAAAAAATGGAGAGTAGTCCTCAGAATTTCTATGTGAGATTTAATATCTATGAAGGCGATGTCCAGGAAGGATGGAAAGATGTCTCCCTTCGTAACAGATATATTGCGTATTATCTGAATTCGGTGATTGGCAAAGGCCCTCAGTCCCTCTGTTATGCATCGGGAAAATCTCTCCCTGTGTCCCGTCTAAGTCCACGTTCCGTTCGCAGACCAGGTGATGGAGCATATCTTATCTCTGGAACTGATGAATCGAATTTTACTTTCCGCGGACGGTTCGCCACAAGAGATGAAGCATTATGTCTCAGTTACGATGTCTCGCAAAAGGCACATAAAGCTTTGAAATGGCTGATAGACAAACAGGGGTATAAAAATGGAGATCAGGTATTTGTTGTATGGGGAACCAAAGATCAGCCCATTCCCGCAATCTGGGATCCGGATGATGTTTATGCAAATATCCCGGCAGATGAGCAACTCCCGGATACTGCCGAAGGATTTGCTCGACGTATGATCACAGCTCTTTCCGGTTATTCGCAGTCACTTACTCCTGACTCGAGTGTCGTGGTCATAGGTCTTGATTCCACGAACGGAGCAAAGGGTCGTCTTTCCATTACCTATTATCAGGAGTTGGCGGGTTCAGAATTTCTGAAACGTATTTGTCACTGGTATCAGACAACAAAATGGTATCCAATCTATTATGTAAAGAAAAATAATGGAGAGAAAGAGGGGAAAAGTATAGCAATTACCGGGGTTCCGACGCCGAATGATATTTTCTTTGCAGCATACGGCAGAGAAACCGAATCAACCAAAAAAATAAAGAAGGCAACTGTTTCGAGGATTATGCCCTGCATCATTGAGGGAAAACCGATCCCTTATGATTTAGTTCATTCCTCCGCCAATCGTGCGGCAAGACTGATCCTTGCAGGAAAATCGGACAAACAGTGGGAAACGAATAAAACGCTGAACATTGCGTGTGCATTGATCAGAAAGTATTACAATGACCAAAAAAATGAAAGAAATGATTTCGAACATTACAATGAGGTATGGAAAATGGATTTAGACATAATGCAAACCGACCGAAATTATCTGTTTGGCAGGTTACTCGCGTATGCACGAACGATCGAAGAATTTTCGATAAAAAGCAGCGGAAATGGTTATCGGCAAACAAATGCCGAGCGGATGATTCCAAGATTCCGCCAGCATCCAGCTGAAACATGGGAAAAGCTCTATGAAAAACTTCTACCTTATATGGCTAAGTTTCGAACTACAAGCCCGAATTCGCTCGGGAACAGACTTGAAGCAGACATGAATGCGATACTTGACCTGTTTAAAATCCAGCCGGACGGCTTTTCGGATGAGGCGCTCACTCCCATCTATCTGCTTGGCTACCAGAGCCAGCTGACTCAGTTCGATAAGGAGAGAAAAGAAGCGATAGCAAAGAAAACGGCCAGACTTGAGGCGGAACAGATAACTGACGATGATTCTACAAATGGAGGTAATTAA
- the cas5c gene encoding type I-C CRISPR-associated protein Cas5c produces MIFRNTVEFQVYGKLALFSDPLTRVGGEKFTYQIPTYQALKGILESVYWKPTFVWYIDSVRVMNQIQTQSKGIRPIKYTSSENELAIYTYLTDVRYQVRAHFDWNYDRPELEKDRDENKHHSIAKRMIEKGGRRDIFLGTRECQGYVEPCTFGGDPGAYDDCSELAFGTMFHGFTYPDEGGNGKLIARFWNPVMKRGVIDFIPPGECTFTREIKNYSLKRFTIGDNLQSVQELAEEI; encoded by the coding sequence GTGATATTTAGAAACACCGTCGAGTTTCAGGTTTACGGCAAGCTGGCCCTATTTTCAGATCCGCTCACACGTGTTGGCGGGGAGAAATTCACCTATCAGATCCCGACCTATCAGGCATTGAAAGGGATTTTAGAAAGCGTGTACTGGAAACCCACCTTTGTGTGGTATATTGACTCGGTACGTGTGATGAATCAGATCCAGACCCAGTCAAAAGGGATACGCCCGATCAAATACACATCCAGTGAAAATGAACTTGCGATCTACACGTATCTTACTGATGTAAGATATCAGGTTAGGGCACACTTTGACTGGAATTACGACCGACCTGAACTTGAAAAAGACAGAGATGAAAACAAACATCATTCTATTGCAAAAAGAATGATTGAAAAAGGCGGCAGACGTGATATTTTTCTTGGAACACGGGAATGTCAGGGGTATGTTGAACCATGCACATTCGGCGGGGATCCGGGGGCATATGATGATTGTTCCGAACTCGCTTTTGGCACAATGTTTCACGGCTTCACCTATCCCGATGAAGGCGGGAATGGGAAACTTATTGCCAGATTCTGGAATCCGGTTATGAAGAGGGGTGTCATCGATTTCATTCCACCAGGTGAATGCACATTTACCCGGGAAATTAAAAACTACAGCCTGAAGAGGTTTACGATCGGAGATAATCTTCAGTCGGTCCAGGAGTTGGCAGAGGAAATATGA
- a CDS encoding CRISPR-associated helicase/endonuclease Cas3, protein MQDKVILLGKIMYLAHINHETKLEQTLAEHSTTVSDLCKGYGEGIGCPNLAALCGLLHDTGKAKQEFQEYLKINDPEIRKRYRGKINHSTAGAKYIFEKYDKSTDNFERFTAQLIALGICSHHGGLIDCIDLEGQDLFFKRINPEKEIYFEESIHNFENDCVSQDELETLFLKAVDEVKTFNEKNRSRLGISGDEITFTRGMLARYLLSCVIDADRFDSFCFEDNIVTKDTPKIAVEKWEKLAENLDEFLDQKPIIYDIDELRKEISLSCKAFGKKTSGIYRLNVPTGGGKTLSSLRYALAHAAEWNKERIFYVIPFTTIIDQNAKVIREALREDDLILEHHSNLVYEDPLDENDESITGADEGRNYRLLTERWDSPIILTTTVQMLNTLFLGKAGSIRRMHNLANSIIIFDEVQMIPVKCLRMFNTALNFLSEICGTTIILCTATQPKLDKVNPPIRLSAPADMVSVDFGKFRRTNVCDERLQNGYSAPELAEFVEDKLENNEKILVILNTKTAVKNLYAHLSAKKLTDFTTYKDLSLYYLSTNLCPAHRRNRLERIKDDLKIKNHRMICVSTQLIEAGVDISFDCVIRSAAGIDSIAQAAGRCNRNGDVQCRDVFIVNSSDEKLSGLKDIDLGKKSAEHVLSDFAKNPAGFDNDILSQKMIDTYYQKYFTSRDGEMGYPITKEMISKKQMDLPLGRSIFELLSVNEKSIQAYNTDQHLQTRQSPYYLCQAFSTAGKFFEVIDQNTTTVIVPYDEGSDIIRELGSKASYTEKLRLLKKAQQYSVNLYGDLEQLLTKEDISPIGDTGSYTLNTSSISYDEEYGVISSSDAELIF, encoded by the coding sequence ATGCAGGATAAAGTGATACTACTTGGAAAAATTATGTACCTTGCCCATATTAATCATGAAACAAAGCTGGAACAAACATTAGCTGAACACAGCACAACGGTCTCCGATCTCTGTAAAGGATATGGAGAAGGAATCGGCTGTCCAAATCTCGCAGCGTTATGTGGTTTACTTCATGATACGGGAAAGGCAAAACAGGAGTTTCAGGAATATCTGAAAATCAATGATCCGGAGATCAGAAAACGCTATCGGGGAAAAATAAATCACTCAACCGCCGGGGCAAAATATATTTTTGAAAAATATGATAAATCAACCGATAATTTTGAAAGATTCACTGCACAACTCATAGCACTGGGTATTTGTTCCCACCATGGCGGCTTGATCGATTGCATTGATCTGGAAGGACAGGATCTATTTTTCAAGAGGATTAACCCTGAAAAAGAAATCTATTTTGAAGAAAGCATACACAACTTTGAAAATGACTGCGTATCCCAAGATGAGTTGGAAACCCTGTTTCTCAAAGCGGTAGATGAAGTCAAAACCTTCAATGAAAAAAACAGATCCAGATTAGGGATATCCGGAGATGAAATCACATTTACCAGGGGAATGCTGGCCCGGTATCTTCTAAGCTGCGTCATAGATGCAGACCGTTTCGATTCATTTTGTTTTGAAGATAACATCGTCACTAAAGATACACCGAAAATCGCTGTGGAGAAATGGGAAAAACTTGCAGAAAATCTGGATGAATTCCTGGATCAAAAACCCATAATATACGATATTGATGAATTAAGAAAAGAAATCTCGCTTTCCTGTAAGGCATTCGGGAAAAAAACCAGCGGTATCTACCGACTGAATGTACCAACCGGGGGAGGAAAAACTCTCTCCAGTCTGCGTTATGCTTTGGCTCATGCCGCAGAATGGAACAAAGAAAGGATATTCTACGTAATTCCCTTTACTACGATCATTGATCAGAATGCTAAGGTTATCCGCGAAGCTCTCCGTGAAGATGATTTGATTCTGGAACATCATTCGAATCTGGTCTATGAAGATCCTCTTGATGAAAACGATGAAAGTATAACCGGCGCTGATGAAGGACGAAACTATCGTCTGCTTACCGAGAGATGGGATTCCCCAATCATTCTTACAACAACGGTCCAGATGCTCAATACCTTGTTTCTCGGAAAAGCTGGTTCAATCAGGAGGATGCACAATCTCGCAAACAGTATTATAATTTTTGATGAAGTCCAGATGATTCCGGTAAAATGTCTTCGCATGTTTAATACAGCTCTGAATTTCCTCTCAGAAATATGCGGAACTACGATCATTCTCTGCACCGCAACACAGCCGAAACTCGATAAAGTCAATCCCCCGATACGCCTGTCGGCTCCTGCCGATATGGTATCAGTCGATTTCGGCAAGTTTCGGAGAACCAATGTCTGCGATGAACGTTTGCAGAATGGATACTCTGCCCCTGAACTTGCGGAATTTGTGGAAGATAAGCTAGAGAATAATGAGAAGATTCTGGTCATTCTCAATACGAAAACTGCAGTGAAAAATCTCTATGCACATTTATCTGCGAAAAAACTGACTGATTTCACTACCTACAAAGATCTCTCTCTCTATTATTTAAGCACTAATTTATGCCCGGCACATCGTCGGAACCGCCTGGAGAGGATAAAAGACGATCTTAAGATAAAGAATCACCGGATGATCTGCGTAAGCACTCAGTTGATAGAAGCCGGAGTGGACATCTCCTTTGATTGCGTCATCCGTTCCGCTGCCGGAATCGATAGTATTGCCCAGGCGGCAGGAAGATGCAATCGTAATGGCGATGTCCAATGTCGGGATGTATTCATCGTAAACAGTTCTGATGAAAAACTCTCAGGACTCAAAGACATTGACCTCGGGAAAAAAAGCGCAGAGCATGTTCTGAGTGATTTTGCCAAAAATCCTGCGGGATTCGATAATGATATCCTATCCCAGAAGATGATCGATACCTATTATCAAAAGTATTTTACCTCGCGGGATGGGGAAATGGGATATCCAATTACCAAAGAGATGATAAGCAAAAAACAAATGGATCTTCCGCTTGGTCGATCAATATTTGAACTTCTATCAGTAAACGAGAAAAGCATTCAGGCATACAATACAGATCAGCACCTGCAGACCCGTCAGTCCCCCTATTATCTTTGTCAGGCTTTTTCTACTGCCGGAAAATTTTTTGAGGTGATTGATCAGAACACAACAACCGTAATTGTGCCCTATGATGAAGGTAGCGATATCATCAGGGAACTTGGGAGTAAAGCATCATATACGGAAAAACTCCGACTTTTAAAGAAAGCTCAGCAATATTCAGTAAACCTTTATGGTGATTTGGAGCAATTACTCACTAAGGAAGATATATCGCCTATTGGGGATACCGGATCCTACACTCTCAACACATCGTCGATTTCCTATGATGAAGAGTACGGCGTGATCTCCTCAAGTGATGCAGAATTAATTTTTTAA
- the cas4 gene encoding CRISPR-associated protein Cas4: MNPDDYLMLSGIQHYAFCPRQWALIHVEQLWAENSLTFSGKLMHDNADDPFFVEARGDTLVSRSIPLVSHNLKIYGIADVVEFHRSPSGVRIANRDGFWEVVPIEYKRGKKKADDCDEVQLCCQAICLEEMYETEIPAGYLYYGKTRHRTEVIFDEELRERVVSLIREMYALYENGITPAAELKKQCDSCSIRDLCVPTISSRKKSVDRYLDSVLQGYSHEKTT; encoded by the coding sequence ATGAACCCGGACGACTACCTCATGTTAAGCGGGATCCAGCATTACGCCTTCTGTCCGCGTCAGTGGGCACTGATCCACGTAGAACAACTCTGGGCGGAAAACTCACTTACTTTCTCGGGAAAACTGATGCACGACAATGCCGACGATCCCTTTTTCGTGGAGGCGCGGGGCGATACCCTCGTTTCCCGCAGCATTCCACTCGTATCCCACAATCTGAAAATCTATGGGATCGCCGACGTCGTCGAGTTTCACCGCTCGCCATCCGGGGTACGTATTGCAAACAGAGACGGATTTTGGGAGGTCGTCCCCATTGAATACAAACGCGGAAAGAAAAAAGCGGATGACTGTGACGAGGTCCAGCTCTGCTGTCAGGCGATCTGCCTCGAAGAGATGTACGAAACGGAAATTCCTGCCGGATATCTGTATTACGGAAAAACCCGGCATCGAACGGAGGTGATCTTTGACGAAGAATTACGGGAACGTGTCGTGTCTCTTATTCGGGAAATGTATGCACTCTACGAAAACGGGATCACGCCCGCTGCCGAGCTGAAAAAGCAGTGTGACAGTTGTTCGATCCGGGATCTTTGCGTTCCAACTATATCTTCACGAAAAAAATCAGTCGACCGGTATCTTGATTCGGTACTACAGGGGTATTCTCATGAGAAAACTACGTAA
- the cas1c gene encoding type I-C CRISPR-associated endonuclease Cas1c: MRKLRNVLYVTNPKSYLSRDGESIVVSVENQELARVPIRNLEGVVCFGYMGASPGMMALCTENDVGMCFVSPYGKFMARIGGNVSGNVLLRKRQYAVSDDEEASKKIAAYCILGKLMNCRTVLQRFSRDYPDMVSREFEQNFKRLSEGILQIRAGTCGSLNELRGFEGILSKYYFHSFNDLILSTEPEFSFENRSRRPPLDRVNALLSFSYTLIAADCASALESVGLDPQVGFLHRVRPGRPSLALDLMEEFRPYLGDRFVLSLINNRVVKADDFAVKENGAVLLTDDARKTVLQAWQKRKKEEVMHGYLEEKMPVGLLPYAQAMLLARFLRGDIDGYPPFVVR, translated from the coding sequence ATGAGAAAACTACGTAATGTTTTGTATGTGACAAATCCCAAGTCCTATCTTTCGCGGGACGGGGAAAGTATCGTTGTATCCGTTGAAAACCAGGAACTTGCCAGAGTCCCGATCCGTAATCTGGAGGGGGTCGTTTGTTTCGGGTATATGGGGGCAAGTCCGGGGATGATGGCGCTCTGCACGGAAAATGATGTGGGCATGTGTTTTGTTTCGCCTTATGGAAAATTTATGGCACGGATCGGTGGAAATGTTTCGGGAAATGTGCTGCTCCGGAAACGTCAGTACGCCGTTTCGGATGATGAGGAAGCATCGAAAAAGATCGCGGCATACTGCATTCTCGGGAAACTGATGAACTGCCGGACGGTCCTTCAGCGGTTTTCCCGCGATTATCCGGATATGGTGTCGAGGGAGTTCGAGCAGAATTTCAAACGGCTGTCTGAGGGGATCCTCCAAATCCGAGCTGGGACCTGTGGTTCGCTGAATGAGCTGAGAGGCTTTGAGGGGATCCTGTCTAAGTATTATTTTCACAGTTTCAATGATCTGATCCTGTCAACGGAACCGGAGTTCTCGTTTGAAAACAGGTCAAGGCGTCCTCCTCTGGATCGGGTGAATGCATTGCTTTCATTTTCCTATACGCTGATCGCGGCTGATTGTGCGTCTGCTCTGGAGTCGGTGGGTCTCGATCCGCAGGTCGGTTTTTTGCACCGGGTCCGGCCTGGAAGACCAAGTCTGGCTCTCGATCTGATGGAGGAGTTTCGCCCGTATCTTGGCGATAGGTTTGTGCTGAGTCTCATCAATAATCGGGTGGTGAAAGCCGATGATTTCGCGGTGAAGGAGAACGGAGCGGTTTTGCTGACGGATGATGCCCGAAAGACGGTCCTGCAGGCATGGCAGAAGCGAAAGAAGGAGGAGGTCATGCATGGGTATCTGGAGGAGAAGATGCCTGTGGGTCTTTTGCCCTATGCCCAGGCGATGCTTCTCGCCCGTTTTCTCCGGGGAGATATCGACGGGTATCCGCCGTTTGTGGTGAGGTGA
- the cas2 gene encoding CRISPR-associated endonuclease Cas2 encodes MFVLVTYDVNTETPEGRRRLRQVARICKNYGVRVQNSVFECVVDSVQLMELKFKIGEVINSETDSVRYYNLGKQGRDHVEHVGAKPGLNVDDALIF; translated from the coding sequence ATGTTTGTTTTGGTTACGTATGATGTGAATACGGAGACGCCGGAGGGAAGACGCCGGCTTCGCCAGGTGGCACGGATCTGTAAAAATTACGGGGTCAGGGTGCAGAATTCGGTGTTTGAGTGTGTAGTGGATTCAGTGCAGCTGATGGAGTTGAAGTTCAAGATAGGAGAGGTTATTAATTCTGAGACGGATAGTGTTAGATATTATAATCTCGGAAAGCAGGGCAGGGATCATGTTGAGCATGTGGGCGCAAAGCCGGGTTTGAATGTGGATGATGCGCTGATTTTTTGA
- a CDS encoding metal-dependent transcriptional regulator — MDPIPQASYNHRLTMKEEDYLEAILNVSLTKGYAKSRDVAAELDVGPSSVGEMFAKLDKKGLVVYRKYEGVTLTESGRIIAEQVKFRHDVLVEFLEMVGVPCDIANKDACFMEHELSTVTIQKIREFVAAKKRN, encoded by the coding sequence ATGGATCCGATACCTCAGGCATCATACAATCACCGCCTCACCATGAAAGAGGAGGACTACCTCGAAGCGATCCTCAACGTCTCCCTCACCAAAGGATACGCCAAAAGCCGCGACGTAGCCGCCGAACTTGACGTCGGACCCTCGTCCGTTGGGGAAATGTTTGCAAAACTCGATAAAAAAGGCCTTGTCGTGTATCGAAAATACGAAGGCGTTACCCTCACCGAATCCGGCAGGATCATCGCCGAACAGGTCAAATTCCGCCACGACGTCTTAGTCGAGTTTCTGGAAATGGTCGGGGTTCCCTGCGACATCGCCAACAAAGACGCCTGTTTTATGGAACATGAACTCAGCACCGTAACGATCCAGAAGATCCGTGAGTTCGTCGCCGCAAAAAAACGAAACTAA
- a CDS encoding GxxExxY protein yields MDHIVENPEILYPDEVHKIIGCAMTVYNTLGRGFLESVYQDALEVELELQEIPFEHKKHLNIFYKGVKLPSYYQADVVCYNKIILELKTETELVKEDEAQLINYLKATGIKLGILINFGKKRKLEWRRVIYSDERYLNNANIPSE; encoded by the coding sequence ATGGATCATATTGTGGAAAACCCCGAGATTCTCTATCCAGATGAAGTTCACAAAATAATCGGCTGTGCCATGACCGTCTATAATACCTTGGGACGCGGATTTTTGGAATCCGTCTATCAGGACGCCCTGGAAGTAGAACTGGAATTGCAGGAAATTCCCTTTGAACACAAAAAACATCTGAATATTTTCTATAAAGGCGTGAAACTTCCGAGTTATTATCAGGCGGATGTTGTCTGTTATAATAAGATCATCCTTGAGCTGAAAACTGAGACGGAGTTAGTCAAAGAGGACGAGGCACAGCTCATCAATTATCTGAAAGCGACCGGAATCAAACTTGGGATTCTCATAAATTTTGGAAAAAAACGGAAACTCGAATGGCGTCGAGTCATATATTCCGATGAACGATATCTGAATAATGCTAATATTCCAAGCGAGTAA